Proteins from a single region of Psychrobium sp. MM17-31:
- a CDS encoding DUF2927 domain-containing protein, giving the protein MKVFTCVLAVVLSLIPAQYLYAKTKAWPDLGYISDSFFEVGLGSEYGDSPNQNLRKWNTPLKIYVEHQIGDKQLHNQLLNAHIKQLRDITQFDIQRVNNKSDANVFYYFTRQSALSELVETEVGASAVEYLHGAICLANVKTDRSNFITSAHIFIPVDQARMHGKLVACIVEELTQALGLIRDSELVFPSIFNDKTRNALLTGLDEILLRLFSEKRVKAGMSKQELKPVIDALLKQYQRQGLISSAELRVQQGELYEMLGFKRRTAVRPTRTIRQSKPLNALEMLKAANN; this is encoded by the coding sequence TTGAAAGTTTTCACTTGCGTATTAGCCGTTGTATTGAGCTTAATACCCGCCCAATACTTATACGCAAAGACTAAAGCTTGGCCAGATCTTGGCTATATCAGCGATAGTTTTTTCGAAGTTGGCTTAGGATCAGAATACGGCGATAGCCCAAACCAAAACCTCAGAAAATGGAATACACCACTTAAAATCTACGTCGAACATCAAATTGGTGACAAACAGTTACACAACCAATTACTCAACGCTCACATAAAACAACTCAGAGACATTACGCAATTCGATATACAGCGTGTAAATAACAAGTCCGATGCAAATGTCTTTTATTACTTCACGCGACAATCAGCCCTATCAGAGCTCGTTGAAACTGAAGTAGGCGCATCAGCAGTTGAATACCTGCACGGTGCTATTTGCTTAGCGAACGTGAAAACCGATCGTAGTAATTTTATTACATCTGCCCACATCTTCATTCCAGTCGACCAAGCTCGGATGCATGGCAAACTCGTCGCCTGTATCGTAGAGGAACTCACCCAAGCATTAGGACTAATTCGAGACTCAGAATTAGTCTTCCCTTCGATCTTTAACGACAAAACAAGGAACGCACTGTTAACCGGCTTAGACGAGATTTTATTAAGACTCTTTAGCGAAAAACGCGTCAAGGCAGGTATGTCGAAACAAGAACTCAAACCTGTCATTGATGCCTTACTCAAGCAATACCAACGACAAGGGCTCATTTCAAGTGCTGAACTGCGTGTTCAACAAGGGGAGCTATACGAAATGCTCGGTTTCAAACGCAGAACGGCAGTGAGACCAACACGCACAATACGACAAAGTAAGCCACTCAACGCATTAGAAATGCTCAAGGCCGCTAACAACTAA